A single window of Dysgonomonadaceae bacterium PH5-43 DNA harbors:
- a CDS encoding hypothetical protein (product_source=Hypo-rule applied; cath_funfam=3.40.30.10; pfam=PF13905,PF14289; superfamily=52833; transmembrane_helix_parts=Inside_1_4,TMhelix_5_22,Outside_23_390) has translation MKTNILYPFLCLFALVFIFNACDKKQEFTIWGTVEGSKDNDTLYLEHIGLSNISIIDSVLIKSDNFRFKVARPSYPDFYRLRLGNHIINIAVDSIETIKISANANSFATNYNVEGDSGNKNNKIKELVLLQIETKKQYNILSEQFSNKEISPDDFKDKAYKVINYYKETAKEYIDADFESLVAYFALFQQVNNFLIFNPYDKNDNKLFAAIANVWNLYYPESPRAAQLKNLYFTTRPSSREVKTIEPSIVEGTSSKTLYDISLYGINDKEIRLSEVCDNKVTIIDFTAYSLDISPAHNMLLANVYDKYKQKGIEIYQVSFDVDRHKWKNGAVNLPWICVHDPNTVYSQIALTYNISNLPTSFIMNKKGDIVCRIENYHELETELKKHLKE, from the coding sequence ATGAAGACAAATATTTTATATCCTTTTTTATGTTTATTCGCCTTGGTTTTTATTTTTAATGCCTGCGATAAGAAACAAGAATTCACTATTTGGGGTACTGTCGAAGGCTCAAAAGATAATGACACTTTATATCTCGAACACATAGGACTTTCCAATATTAGTATCATAGACTCTGTTTTAATTAAATCTGACAACTTTAGATTTAAGGTTGCTCGTCCTTCCTACCCCGATTTTTACCGTTTACGCTTAGGTAACCATATTATAAACATCGCCGTAGACAGTATAGAAACAATTAAAATATCAGCCAATGCAAATTCTTTCGCTACAAACTATAATGTAGAGGGAGATTCTGGCAATAAGAATAACAAAATCAAAGAGCTTGTTTTATTACAGATAGAAACTAAGAAACAATACAATATATTATCAGAACAGTTTAGCAACAAAGAAATATCTCCCGACGATTTCAAAGATAAGGCTTACAAGGTTATAAACTACTACAAAGAGACCGCCAAAGAATACATAGATGCTGATTTTGAATCGCTGGTCGCCTACTTTGCATTGTTTCAACAAGTAAATAATTTCTTAATATTTAATCCTTACGATAAAAACGACAATAAACTATTTGCCGCTATAGCCAACGTATGGAATCTTTATTACCCCGAATCGCCAAGAGCTGCTCAACTTAAAAACCTATACTTCACTACAAGACCAAGTTCAAGAGAAGTTAAAACTATAGAACCAAGCATTGTAGAAGGAACAAGCAGCAAAACCCTATACGATATATCTCTTTATGGCATTAACGACAAAGAAATTCGTTTGTCAGAAGTTTGTGATAATAAAGTTACAATTATAGATTTCACAGCTTACTCATTAGATATTTCTCCTGCTCACAATATGTTATTAGCTAACGTTTACGACAAATACAAACAGAAAGGGATTGAAATATATCAAGTATCTTTTGACGTAGATAGACATAAATGGAAAAATGGAGCAGTTAATCTTCCTTGGATTTGCGTACACGACCCCAATACTGTATACTCTCAAATTGCGTTAACATACAACATATCTAATTTGCCAACCTCTTTTATAATGAACAAAAAAGGAGACATTGTTTGTCGAATAGAAAACTATCACGAATTAGAAACAGAATTGAAAAAACACCTCAAAGAATAA
- a CDS encoding transcription elongation factor GreA (product_source=KO:K03624; cath_funfam=1.10.287.180,3.10.50.30; cog=COG0782; ko=KO:K03624; pfam=PF01272,PF03449; superfamily=46557,54534; tigrfam=TIGR01462) → MAVSYMTKEGYEKLLEEINFLESEQRPAITKQIAEARDKGDLSENAEYDAAKEAQGILEAKIAQLKSVLATARLIDESQISTDSVQILNKVTIRNTKNNQTVTYTLVSESEADLKAGKISINTPIGKGLMGKKVGDVAEITVPSGVLSFEIMDISI, encoded by the coding sequence ATGGCAGTAAGTTATATGACTAAAGAAGGTTACGAAAAATTATTGGAAGAAATCAATTTTTTGGAATCAGAGCAACGCCCTGCGATAACTAAGCAAATAGCCGAAGCTCGAGACAAAGGAGACCTTTCTGAAAATGCTGAATATGATGCAGCAAAAGAAGCTCAAGGAATTTTAGAAGCTAAAATAGCTCAACTTAAAAGCGTATTAGCAACAGCCCGTCTGATAGACGAAAGTCAGATTTCAACCGACAGCGTACAGATATTAAACAAGGTTACTATACGCAACACTAAAAACAACCAAACAGTTACCTACACTTTAGTATCTGAATCTGAAGCAGACCTTAAAGCTGGTAAAATATCTATCAACACCCCAATAGGCAAAGGTTTAATGGGTAAAAAAGTTGGTGATGTAGCCGAAATAACTGTTCCCTCTGGAGTTCTAAGTTTCGAAATAATGGATATATCTATATGA